One genomic region from Fibrobacter sp. encodes:
- a CDS encoding glycoside hydrolase family 127 protein — translation MFGVDFRGLFSGKSCVSGKFRAVALSLGIAASAGFAQDQLYPEMFPLSAVKLLAGPLQERQDLNGETLLAYDTDRLIAPFYEEAGMRPKATKFSNWAGLDGHVLGHYLSALAMHYAATGDTEIKKRMEYVVDELEIIQKQNSKDANFVGYISGVPNGKSMWLKFKNGDAGAQNGYWVPWYNIHKTYAGLRDAWMYGGISKAKTMFLALCDWGITITNGLNDSKMESMMGTEYGGMNEVYADAYEITKNSKYLDAAKKWSHKWLLNSMASNNDVLSNRHANTQVPKVVGFARVAELSGDKTYKAGAETFWDIVVNKRSIAIGGNSISEHFPDYDKYNKYIEEREGPESCNTYNMLKLTERLFHMTPNAKYADFYERALFNHILSTIHPKHGGYCYFTPARPRHYRVYSKVNAGMWCCVGSGMENPGKYAQFIYTKENDALYVNLYAATELDWKEKGVKIKQETAFPKGEVSKFTVSGAGSFKMMLRHPYWVKADEFKVVVNGDTVVSKSDVSSYVSAGTVKGGDVVEVVYPMHTHTEDLRGMSNYVALLHGPIVLSAKTGTEGLSGLVADDGRWSHIAGGPLQSLDAAPMLASEKKDIPSKVTPVKGEPLHFKAPYLFAAQKDANLLLEPFYEVHDARYMMYWMVLTDPAILEKLKKEQAEALALDEKTVDKVSPGEQQPEADHRMQKENSSTGNHQGEFYRDAGQCSGGDGGFISYELETNSEDSLDLMVRYWGNEGCNRAFDIMIDGEKLASENISNKWKKDEFVNVKYPIPDNMVKGKKVITVKFQASTGMVGGIFGVRLLRNKPKPEPVVEDSTDAIVASRKVASSVPQLRARANSDVLQIEASSPLQNNVAVKIFSMDGRLVKAQTLNAGSATFSIGIGDMKNGMYIMRVLQNGNLFGNTIFTKKGI, via the coding sequence ATGTTTGGAGTTGATTTCCGTGGGCTTTTCTCTGGAAAGTCCTGTGTTTCGGGCAAGTTCCGTGCCGTGGCTTTGTCCTTGGGTATTGCGGCGAGTGCAGGTTTTGCTCAGGATCAGTTGTATCCTGAAATGTTTCCGCTGTCAGCGGTGAAGCTTTTGGCTGGCCCCCTGCAGGAACGCCAGGACTTGAATGGCGAAACTTTGCTGGCTTATGATACTGACAGGTTGATTGCGCCTTTCTACGAAGAGGCGGGCATGCGCCCTAAGGCAACCAAGTTCAGCAACTGGGCTGGTTTGGATGGCCATGTTCTGGGGCACTACTTGAGCGCCTTGGCTATGCATTATGCGGCTACCGGCGATACGGAAATCAAGAAGCGCATGGAATATGTGGTGGATGAACTGGAAATCATCCAGAAGCAGAATTCCAAGGACGCAAACTTTGTAGGCTACATCAGTGGCGTTCCCAACGGAAAGTCCATGTGGCTCAAATTCAAGAACGGCGATGCCGGCGCACAGAACGGCTATTGGGTTCCCTGGTACAATATTCACAAGACATACGCAGGCCTGCGTGACGCCTGGATGTACGGCGGAATTTCCAAGGCCAAGACCATGTTCCTTGCCCTTTGCGACTGGGGCATTACCATTACCAACGGCCTTAACGATTCCAAGATGGAATCCATGATGGGTACGGAATACGGCGGAATGAACGAAGTGTACGCCGACGCTTACGAAATCACCAAGAATTCCAAGTACCTGGATGCAGCAAAGAAATGGTCCCACAAGTGGCTGCTGAATTCCATGGCTTCCAACAACGACGTGCTTTCCAATAGGCATGCCAATACCCAGGTGCCGAAAGTTGTGGGTTTTGCTCGCGTGGCGGAACTGAGTGGCGACAAGACTTACAAGGCCGGCGCCGAAACCTTCTGGGACATCGTGGTGAACAAGCGTAGTATTGCCATCGGTGGCAACAGCATTTCGGAACACTTCCCGGATTACGACAAGTACAACAAGTATATCGAGGAACGTGAAGGACCTGAATCCTGCAATACTTATAACATGCTGAAGCTGACGGAGCGTTTGTTCCATATGACGCCCAATGCCAAGTATGCGGATTTCTATGAACGTGCCTTGTTCAACCATATTTTGTCTACAATCCACCCGAAGCACGGCGGGTACTGCTACTTTACTCCGGCTCGTCCCCGTCATTACCGCGTGTATTCCAAGGTGAATGCAGGCATGTGGTGTTGTGTGGGTTCCGGCATGGAAAATCCCGGCAAGTATGCCCAGTTCATTTACACCAAGGAAAATGATGCACTGTACGTGAACCTTTACGCAGCCACCGAATTGGACTGGAAGGAAAAGGGCGTAAAGATCAAGCAGGAAACTGCATTCCCCAAGGGGGAGGTGTCGAAATTTACTGTTAGCGGTGCGGGCAGTTTCAAGATGATGCTGCGTCACCCCTACTGGGTGAAGGCCGACGAATTCAAGGTTGTGGTGAATGGCGATACCGTTGTGTCGAAGTCTGATGTGTCCAGCTATGTTTCTGCGGGCACTGTCAAGGGTGGCGATGTGGTGGAAGTTGTTTACCCCATGCACACTCATACCGAGGACTTGCGCGGCATGAGCAACTACGTGGCTCTCCTCCATGGTCCTATTGTGCTGAGCGCAAAGACAGGTACTGAAGGTCTCTCTGGCTTGGTGGCTGATGATGGTCGCTGGAGCCATATTGCAGGTGGCCCCCTCCAGTCTCTGGATGCCGCCCCCATGCTGGCTAGCGAAAAGAAGGACATTCCTTCCAAGGTGACGCCGGTGAAGGGCGAACCGCTCCACTTTAAGGCACCCTACTTGTTCGCCGCCCAGAAGGATGCGAACCTGTTGCTGGAACCCTTCTACGAAGTACACGACGCCCGCTACATGATGTATTGGATGGTGCTGACGGATCCTGCAATTCTTGAAAAGCTGAAGAAGGAACAGGCCGAGGCGTTGGCTCTTGACGAAAAGACAGTGGACAAGGTGTCGCCGGGTGAACAGCAGCCCGAAGCAGATCACCGCATGCAGAAGGAGAATTCCTCTACCGGAAATCATCAGGGTGAATTCTACCGCGATGCGGGTCAGTGTTCCGGTGGTGATGGCGGATTCATTAGCTACGAGCTGGAAACCAACAGCGAAGACTCCTTGGACCTGATGGTGCGTTACTGGGGTAACGAAGGTTGCAATCGCGCCTTTGACATCATGATCGACGGTGAAAAGCTTGCCAGCGAAAATATTTCCAACAAGTGGAAGAAGGATGAATTCGTCAACGTGAAGTATCCTATTCCCGACAACATGGTGAAGGGCAAGAAGGTGATTACCGTAAAGTTCCAGGCAAGCACCGGCATGGTGGGCGGTATCTTCGGAGTACGTCTGTTGCGCAACAAGCCGAAGCCGGAACCTGTTGTAGAAGATTCGACCGACGCAATTGTTGCTAGCCGAAAAGTTGCAAGCTCTGTGCCGCAGCTCCGTGCCCGCGCAAATTCCGATGTGTTGCAGATCGAAGCTAGCTCTCCGTTGCAGAACAATGTGGCTGTGAAGATTTTCTCCATGGATGGCCGCCTGGTGAAGGCTCAAACATTGAATGCCGGCAGCGCAACTTTCAGCATTGGCATTGGTGACATGAAGAATGGCATGTACATTATGCGTGTGCTGCAGAACGGAAATCTGTTCGGCAATACCATCTTCACGAAAAAGGGAATTTGA
- a CDS encoding DUF4832 domain-containing protein, producing the protein MSLKKFFKMVCGVVVAQCALAGSAIAAQPVAGDKVGGLVLQDLNYTDHLQTLPNYDRGFYYSQALHVKVEGSKPIEKPYGKLVHLRADLAEFSSRAWLKIDTTGGRRDTTWGKSQDLTEDALNVLQTTFDNIRKNGSKVIVRFCYDPWFDGHSNTTAEHEWVLRHIEQLAPLLTKNVDIIVALEMGMHGAFGEMHSDTAITYPRVAEAVNKMLRLTTPELKILTRTGNYSAAVLGFENWGVDFNIDSDVFKKIAEAKGDTMYRVGMFNDGYLGTQYDYGTWGSNCETSICREEGVAWLEKYSINTPYGGEAVATASGYQVINTPEFLAYEGFRTHTSYLNMHWNNNVVDGWKAKHFSGKDFEYDGTKIDSLTGYKFIEDHLGYRFVLRESWLPDTIGSSRHFQAKLKIQNVGFGNLTKDQPVYLLIEQDRDMGGLAVEPSGDSLLLENLDFRNVLSRKIVVADGDTNMTFDGVNDIDIDVKDCPMAYGKNDVYLLVGNVSFANKSSRDPFVFHENKNAMYLGSFVYDREKSDAIGVLRNVRNKGTETRVERADQKIQVRDGRSRSNALGKNRDGSGDKLFRANGKAVK; encoded by the coding sequence ATGAGTTTGAAAAAGTTTTTCAAGATGGTTTGTGGGGTGGTCGTTGCGCAGTGTGCTTTGGCAGGTTCCGCTATCGCAGCACAGCCTGTCGCGGGAGATAAGGTCGGCGGTTTAGTGCTTCAGGATTTGAACTACACGGACCATCTGCAGACTTTGCCCAATTACGATCGTGGTTTTTATTATTCCCAGGCGCTCCACGTTAAGGTGGAAGGTTCCAAGCCTATTGAAAAGCCATATGGTAAGCTGGTTCACCTTCGTGCAGACCTTGCGGAATTCAGCAGCCGCGCCTGGCTGAAGATTGATACTACCGGGGGCCGGCGCGATACCACTTGGGGCAAGTCCCAGGACTTAACGGAAGATGCCTTGAACGTTTTGCAGACCACCTTCGATAACATCCGCAAGAACGGCAGCAAAGTCATTGTGCGATTCTGTTACGACCCGTGGTTTGATGGGCATTCCAACACTACTGCGGAACACGAGTGGGTGCTGCGCCACATTGAACAGCTGGCTCCGCTTCTGACAAAGAACGTAGACATCATCGTGGCTCTTGAAATGGGCATGCACGGCGCCTTCGGTGAAATGCATAGCGATACGGCGATTACGTACCCCCGCGTGGCCGAGGCGGTAAACAAGATGTTGCGCCTGACGACTCCGGAACTTAAGATTCTCACCCGCACGGGAAATTACTCTGCCGCAGTTCTTGGCTTTGAAAACTGGGGCGTTGATTTCAACATCGACAGCGATGTCTTTAAGAAGATTGCGGAAGCCAAGGGCGATACCATGTACCGCGTGGGAATGTTTAACGACGGCTATCTTGGAACCCAGTATGATTACGGTACCTGGGGCTCGAATTGTGAAACATCCATCTGTCGTGAAGAAGGTGTGGCCTGGCTTGAAAAGTACAGCATCAACACGCCTTATGGTGGCGAGGCTGTGGCGACGGCCAGCGGTTACCAAGTCATCAATACGCCGGAGTTCCTGGCCTACGAAGGCTTCCGTACCCACACCAGTTACTTGAACATGCATTGGAATAACAATGTGGTGGATGGCTGGAAGGCCAAGCATTTTAGCGGCAAGGATTTTGAATACGACGGAACAAAAATTGATTCCCTTACAGGTTACAAGTTTATTGAAGACCATCTGGGATATCGTTTTGTGCTGCGAGAATCCTGGTTGCCCGATACAATTGGTTCTAGCCGACATTTTCAGGCGAAGCTGAAAATTCAAAACGTGGGCTTTGGAAATCTGACTAAAGATCAGCCAGTGTATCTTCTTATTGAACAGGACCGTGACATGGGCGGCCTTGCTGTTGAACCGAGTGGTGATTCTCTTCTGCTAGAAAATCTTGACTTTAGAAATGTGTTGAGTAGGAAAATCGTCGTTGCCGATGGTGATACCAACATGACTTTTGATGGAGTCAATGACATTGATATTGATGTAAAGGATTGCCCCATGGCTTATGGAAAGAATGATGTTTACCTCCTTGTGGGTAACGTGTCCTTTGCCAATAAATCATCAAGAGATCCTTTTGTTTTTCATGAAAATAAAAATGCAATGTACTTAGGTTCTTTTGTGTATGATCGCGAGAAATCAGATGCTATTGGAGTGTTGCGCAATGTTCGAAACAAGGGGACTGAAACTCGCGTAGAACGTGCCGACCAGAAAATCCAGGTCCGCGATGGTCGCAGTCGTTCAAACGCACTTGGCAAAAATCGCGACGGGTCTGGCGATAAGTTGTTCCGTGCGAATGGAAAAGCCGTGAAATAA